GATATCTCTCAAATTGTATGGCTATATGTGAGGTGAGAAAAAGAGATAAACCGTTTCTGGAAGAGATTAAGAAGCGTGACCAATTAACCCAAAGCTCATCAAAGAACCTTAATTAGAAAGGAACCAATGCAGGAAAATCTCTTAACCAATATAATGAGCCTTAAGGATGCATCTCTTGGGGAATTAAAGCAAAAATACTCAGAACTTTTTGAAGGCAAGTTCGCTCCTTCAAATAATAAGACTTATCTTTGGAAGAAAATTGCCTATAGGCTACAGGAACTTGAATACGGCGGGCTTTCTACGGAGGCCCAAGGTAAAATACAAGAGCTTATTCAAAAGTATGATCCGGTTAATAACAAGGCTATACGCCCAGAAAACGCTCCTCAAAATAAGTCCAATAAAACAAGCCTTAGACGAGATAAAAGGCTGCCGATTCCAGGCACGGTTATTACCAAAGAATATAAAGGCATTAAACTTCAAGTTAA
The Candidatus Omnitrophota bacterium DNA segment above includes these coding regions:
- a CDS encoding DUF2924 domain-containing protein, with product MQENLLTNIMSLKDASLGELKQKYSELFEGKFAPSNNKTYLWKKIAYRLQELEYGGLSTEAQGKIQELIQKYDPVNNKAIRPENAPQNKSNKTSLRRDKRLPIPGTVITKEYKGIKLQVKILESGFEYSSKVYKTLTAIAKEVTGAHWNGYLFFNL